In Anaeromyxobacter sp., the following proteins share a genomic window:
- the radC gene encoding DNA repair protein RadC, with product MSSDRPRERLLADGPRSLSDADLLALILGTGSAGRSARSTALALLEAVPLAELAWAPADAVAGWPGLGEARAAAVAAAFELGRRSGWAPPRRGERCLDPGRVHELLRHAAHAEREGFHVVLLDVRGRLLRTVQVAEGSLTQCPVSPRDALRPAVREGAHSVVFAHNHPSGDPAPSPEDADLTERLRAAAELVGVLARDHVIVAAGGYYSFVEAGRWRR from the coding sequence ATGTCCTCCGACCGACCCCGCGAGCGGCTCCTGGCCGACGGCCCACGCTCGCTCTCCGACGCCGACCTGCTGGCCTTGATCCTGGGCACCGGCTCGGCCGGCCGCTCGGCGCGCTCCACGGCGCTGGCGCTGCTGGAGGCCGTGCCGCTCGCCGAGCTGGCCTGGGCGCCGGCCGACGCCGTGGCCGGCTGGCCGGGCCTGGGCGAGGCCCGCGCCGCCGCGGTGGCGGCCGCCTTCGAGCTGGGGCGCCGCTCCGGCTGGGCGCCGCCGCGCCGGGGTGAGCGCTGCCTCGACCCCGGCCGGGTCCACGAGCTCCTGCGCCACGCCGCCCACGCCGAGCGGGAGGGGTTCCACGTGGTGCTGCTCGACGTGCGCGGGCGGCTGCTGCGCACGGTGCAGGTGGCGGAGGGGTCGCTGACCCAGTGCCCGGTGTCGCCGAGGGACGCGCTTCGGCCGGCGGTCCGCGAGGGAGCCCACTCGGTGGTCTTCGCCCACAACCACCCCAGCGGGGATCCCGCCCCCAGCCCCGAGGACGCCGACCTGACCGAGCGGCTGCGCGCCGCCGCCGAGCTGGTGGGGGTGCTGGCGCGCGACCACGTCATCGTGGCGGCGGGCGGGTACTACTCGTTCGTGGAGGCCGGACGCTGGCGGCGCTGA
- the dapE gene encoding succinyl-diaminopimelate desuccinylase translates to MAELLAERTAGLCGYLSPIGEERVLCDQVEAWAGRRFPAVRRVKDSLVVQVDPPAAAGPRRPLVALCGHLDTVPVHADDRGGPRREGGRLVAPGASDMKGGLALMMALGEALPAAERFCDLVLVFYAREEGPYLENELEDVLAAAPELRDVALALCLEPTDNRLQLGCVGSIHATLTFRGRAAHSARPWQGDNAVHRAGALLAELHARPPREARSGGQAYREVLTVTRIDGGRARNVVPDECRLNLNFRFAPDKALGDAAAELAALGARHGAEVQLTDLSPACPAFGDHPLVRRLLERTGVPAEPKQAWTDVARLHAHGIPAVNLGPGATAQAHQRGEWIEVAALAEGYRVYERFLRR, encoded by the coding sequence CTGGCCGAGCTGCTGGCCGAGCGGACCGCCGGCCTGTGCGGCTACCTCTCGCCCATCGGCGAGGAGCGGGTGCTGTGCGACCAGGTCGAGGCCTGGGCGGGGCGGCGCTTCCCGGCCGTGCGGCGCGTCAAGGACTCGCTGGTGGTCCAGGTGGACCCGCCCGCGGCGGCGGGGCCGAGGCGCCCGCTGGTGGCGCTGTGCGGCCACCTCGACACCGTGCCGGTGCACGCCGACGACCGCGGCGGGCCGCGGCGCGAGGGTGGGCGGCTGGTGGCGCCGGGCGCCTCCGACATGAAGGGCGGGCTGGCGCTGATGATGGCGCTCGGCGAGGCGCTGCCGGCGGCGGAGCGCTTCTGCGACCTCGTGCTGGTGTTCTACGCGCGCGAGGAGGGGCCCTACCTGGAGAACGAGCTGGAGGACGTGCTGGCGGCCGCGCCGGAGCTGCGCGACGTGGCGCTGGCGCTGTGCCTGGAGCCCACCGACAACCGGCTGCAGCTCGGCTGCGTCGGCTCCATCCACGCCACCCTCACCTTCCGCGGGCGGGCGGCCCACTCGGCCCGGCCCTGGCAGGGCGACAACGCCGTGCACCGCGCCGGCGCGCTGCTGGCCGAGCTGCACGCCCGGCCGCCGCGGGAGGCGCGCTCGGGCGGGCAGGCCTACCGCGAGGTGCTCACGGTGACGCGCATCGACGGCGGGCGGGCCCGCAACGTGGTGCCCGACGAGTGCCGGCTCAACCTCAACTTCCGCTTCGCGCCCGACAAGGCCCTGGGCGACGCCGCGGCGGAGCTGGCGGCGCTGGGCGCGCGCCACGGCGCCGAGGTGCAGCTCACCGACCTCTCGCCCGCCTGCCCGGCCTTCGGCGACCACCCGCTGGTGCGGCGCCTGCTGGAGCGCACCGGCGTGCCGGCCGAGCCCAAGCAGGCCTGGACCGACGTGGCCCGCCTGCACGCCCACGGCATCCCGGCGGTGAACCTGGGCCCGGGCGCCACCGCCCAGGCCCACCAGCGCGGCGAGTGGATCGAGGTGGCCGCGCTGGCGGAGGGGTACCGGGTCTACGAGCGGTTCCTGCGGCGCTGA
- a CDS encoding 2,3,4,5-tetrahydropyridine-2,6-dicarboxylate N-succinyltransferase, translating to MSGFDEVRVKVEAAFADRTRLADAAYRAAVMEAMNGLDRGAVRVAEKVDGEWRVNAWLMQAVNLYFGITSMETTDFGPFQTRDKIPLKKDLEAAGVRLVPGGVVRFGSFLEPGVVVLPGFVNVGARVGTGSMVDTWATVGSCAQVGRNVHIAGGCGIGGVLEPPGARPNIVEDGVFLGSRCILVEGVLVEEDAVLGANVTITGSTPIIDVTGPQEVVYKGRVPARSVVIPGTRPKRYPAGTYQIPCALIVGRRSASTDKKVSLNQALRDFEVQV from the coding sequence ATGAGCGGGTTCGACGAGGTGCGGGTCAAGGTCGAGGCGGCGTTCGCCGACCGGACCAGGCTGGCCGACGCGGCCTACCGGGCGGCGGTGATGGAGGCCATGAACGGCCTGGACCGCGGCGCCGTGCGGGTGGCCGAGAAGGTGGACGGCGAGTGGCGGGTGAACGCCTGGCTGATGCAGGCGGTCAACCTCTACTTCGGCATCACCTCGATGGAGACCACCGACTTCGGCCCCTTCCAGACGCGCGACAAGATCCCGCTCAAGAAGGACCTGGAGGCGGCCGGGGTGCGGCTGGTGCCGGGCGGGGTGGTGCGCTTCGGCAGCTTCCTCGAGCCGGGCGTGGTGGTGCTGCCCGGCTTCGTCAACGTGGGCGCCCGGGTGGGCACCGGCAGCATGGTGGACACCTGGGCCACGGTGGGCTCCTGCGCCCAGGTGGGCCGGAACGTGCACATCGCCGGCGGCTGCGGCATCGGCGGCGTGCTCGAGCCGCCCGGGGCCCGCCCCAACATCGTGGAGGACGGCGTCTTCCTGGGCTCGCGCTGCATCCTGGTGGAGGGGGTGCTGGTGGAGGAGGACGCGGTGCTGGGCGCCAACGTGACCATCACCGGCTCGACGCCCATCATCGACGTCACCGGCCCGCAGGAGGTGGTCTACAAGGGCCGGGTGCCGGCGCGCTCGGTGGTCATCCCGGGCACGCGGCCCAAGCGGTACCCGGCCGGCACCTACCAGATCCCCTGCGCCCTCATCGTGGGCAGGCGCAGCGCCTCCACCGACAAGAAGGTCTCGCTCAACCAGGCGCTGCGCGACTTCGAGGTGCAGGTGTGA
- the dapC gene encoding succinyldiaminopimelate transaminase, which yields MGPLIACFPALGHNSPPVRAPPENPVLGQLQKNLMVALEERKARLRAEGKRLFDFGLGDPREPTPPFLREALRAAVPETSQYPSPMGTPALRQAVVGYLSRRFGVSLDPDRQVLPATGAKETIFHLPFAFCGDPRRTTVVMPDPGYPTYEVGARFAGLSPLKVPLTAANRFLVEPEALGAEVLDRTLLFWVSYPHNPTGALAPRDYLERVGAAARAHGFIVVSDECYADVYFGAPPCSMLEVQVENVLAIHSCSKRSGMTGYRSGFVAGDADLVAILKRLRSHPGVASPDFVTAAATAAWGDDHHAAERRAIFARKRELFLAFFRERGLEVHGSEATLYLWVRVPAGLDAAGYALRLLEAGIVVAPGTAFGAGEGYVRVALVPTLDECGQAIEAWRKAEP from the coding sequence ATGGGTCCGCTCATAGCGTGTTTTCCCGCTCTTGGGCATAATTCGCCGCCCGTGCGCGCCCCCCCAGAGAACCCCGTCCTGGGGCAGCTCCAGAAGAACCTGATGGTGGCCCTGGAGGAGCGCAAGGCCCGCCTGCGCGCCGAGGGGAAGCGGCTCTTCGACTTCGGCCTGGGCGATCCCCGGGAGCCCACCCCGCCCTTCCTGCGCGAGGCGCTGCGCGCCGCCGTGCCCGAGACCTCGCAGTACCCGAGCCCCATGGGCACGCCCGCCCTGCGCCAGGCGGTGGTGGGCTACCTCTCGCGCCGCTTCGGGGTGTCGCTCGACCCGGACCGCCAGGTGCTGCCGGCCACCGGGGCCAAGGAGACCATCTTCCACCTGCCGTTCGCCTTCTGCGGCGACCCGCGCCGCACCACGGTGGTGATGCCCGACCCGGGCTACCCGACCTACGAGGTGGGCGCCCGCTTCGCCGGGCTGTCGCCGCTCAAGGTGCCGCTCACCGCCGCCAACCGCTTCCTGGTGGAGCCCGAGGCGCTGGGCGCCGAGGTGCTGGACCGGACGCTGCTCTTCTGGGTGAGCTACCCGCACAACCCCACCGGCGCCCTGGCGCCGCGCGACTACCTCGAGCGCGTCGGCGCGGCCGCCAGGGCCCACGGCTTCATCGTGGTCTCCGACGAGTGCTACGCCGACGTCTACTTCGGCGCGCCCCCCTGCTCCATGCTCGAGGTGCAGGTGGAGAACGTGCTGGCCATCCACTCCTGCTCCAAGCGCAGCGGCATGACCGGCTACCGCTCCGGCTTCGTGGCCGGCGACGCCGACCTGGTGGCCATCCTGAAGCGGCTGCGCTCGCACCCCGGCGTGGCCTCGCCCGACTTCGTCACCGCCGCGGCCACCGCCGCCTGGGGCGACGACCACCACGCCGCCGAGCGCCGGGCCATCTTCGCGAGGAAGCGGGAGCTCTTCCTGGCCTTCTTCCGCGAGCGCGGCCTGGAGGTGCACGGCTCGGAGGCCACCCTCTACCTGTGGGTCAGGGTGCCGGCCGGGCTCGACGCGGCCGGCTACGCGCTCCGGCTGCTGGAGGCCGGCATCGTGGTGGCCCCGGGCACGGCGTTCGGCGCGGGCGAGGGGTACGTGCGGGTGGCGCTGGTGCCCACCCTCGACGAGTGTGGCCAGGCCATCGAGGCCTGGCGGAAGGCGGAGCCATGA
- the sthA gene encoding Si-specific NAD(P)(+) transhydrogenase yields MLRYDVVVIGSGPAGENGALQAAALGKKVALIEKEAVPGGACANTGTIPSKALRETALAIQQARSRDAHGIELKVSATVTVPELMGRRGLVTAREHSRIRDGLSRAGVESFRGKASFVDPHTVRITTPGGFGMQEIGAEVVLLATGTRPFHPPQYTFDHARVYDSDTILMLDRVPRSLAILGGGVAGCEYASIFAALGVHVHIVDSKDRLLPWLDAEMSLAMQESFVTAGIELHQRLRATRLEPGERDVLVTLSTGSRIVAEKVLVAGGRVGNVEALNLEAAGLAATEKGILEVNEHYQTKVPHVYAAGDLVGFPGLASASMEQGRVAMLHACGGVRSKLAELLPVGIYTIPEVSCVGETEEQLSAKFVPYVVGKASLMGNARANLIGEAVGFVKLLASKADAKILGVHCIGPHASELAHLGHAVMALGGDLHYFAEAVFNYPTLGEAYKYAAFDALDRLQGRTPSP; encoded by the coding sequence ATGCTCCGCTACGACGTGGTCGTGATCGGATCGGGCCCGGCGGGCGAGAACGGCGCCCTCCAGGCAGCGGCCCTCGGCAAGAAGGTGGCGCTGATCGAGAAGGAGGCCGTGCCCGGCGGCGCCTGCGCCAACACCGGCACCATCCCCTCCAAGGCGCTGCGCGAGACCGCCCTGGCCATCCAGCAGGCGCGCAGCCGCGACGCCCACGGCATCGAGCTCAAGGTCTCCGCCACCGTGACGGTGCCCGAGCTGATGGGCCGCCGCGGCCTGGTGACGGCCCGCGAGCACAGCCGCATCCGCGACGGCCTCTCCCGCGCCGGGGTGGAGTCCTTCCGGGGCAAGGCCAGCTTCGTCGATCCGCACACCGTCCGCATCACCACCCCGGGCGGCTTCGGCATGCAGGAGATCGGCGCCGAGGTGGTGCTGCTGGCCACCGGCACCCGCCCCTTCCACCCGCCGCAGTACACCTTCGATCACGCGCGGGTCTACGACTCCGACACCATCCTGATGCTGGACCGGGTGCCCCGCTCGCTGGCCATCCTGGGCGGCGGCGTGGCCGGCTGCGAGTACGCCTCCATCTTCGCGGCGCTGGGCGTGCACGTGCACATCGTGGACTCCAAGGACCGGCTGCTGCCCTGGCTGGACGCCGAGATGTCGCTGGCCATGCAGGAGTCCTTCGTCACCGCCGGCATCGAGCTGCACCAGCGGCTGCGCGCCACCCGGCTGGAGCCGGGCGAGCGCGACGTGCTGGTGACGCTCTCCACCGGCTCGCGCATCGTGGCCGAGAAGGTGCTGGTGGCCGGCGGCCGCGTCGGCAACGTGGAGGCGCTCAACCTGGAGGCGGCCGGCCTGGCCGCCACCGAGAAGGGCATCCTGGAGGTCAACGAGCACTACCAGACCAAGGTGCCGCACGTGTACGCGGCCGGCGACCTGGTGGGCTTCCCCGGCCTGGCCTCGGCCTCCATGGAGCAGGGGCGCGTGGCCATGCTGCACGCCTGCGGCGGCGTCCGCTCCAAGCTGGCGGAGCTGCTGCCGGTGGGCATCTACACCATCCCGGAGGTCTCCTGCGTCGGCGAGACCGAGGAGCAGCTCTCGGCCAAGTTCGTGCCCTACGTGGTGGGCAAGGCCAGCCTGATGGGCAACGCCCGCGCCAACCTGATCGGCGAGGCGGTGGGCTTCGTGAAGCTGCTGGCCTCCAAGGCCGACGCCAAGATCCTCGGGGTGCACTGCATCGGGCCGCACGCCTCCGAGCTGGCCCACCTGGGCCACGCCGTGATGGCGCTGGGCGGGGACCTGCACTACTTCGCCGAGGCGGTCTTCAACTACCCGACGCTGGGCGAGGCCTACAAGTACGCCGCCTTCGACGCGCTCGACCGGCTGCAGGGGCGCACCCCCTCGCCCTGA
- a CDS encoding ParA family protein yields MENLRYTVKRLAEIVGATPRQVDGALGKRDAYGPEVLPELREKLKRYPKPVAAPRVQLFLNFKGGTGKTSLSSSYAYRLAERGYKVLVVDLDSQGHATKCLGHEGGEASRTLFDVLVRKTPLAEVTLPTRMPGLSIVPANLAMSTIDLSLMPMAGREFRLKRAVDEVLPQYDFVVLDAPPSFGLLNLNALMAAQDLIIPVLADFLSYDGLRLLFETVQGLETDLSHQLEHIFIVVNAYNQTFKIAREALQALKTHYAEYLLASVVRQCTKFAQASSEGCPIFGYDPDSKGATDLEAMQLEILARISKSARPGAAGA; encoded by the coding sequence ATGGAGAACCTCCGCTACACCGTGAAGCGCCTCGCCGAGATCGTCGGCGCCACGCCCCGCCAGGTGGACGGGGCGCTCGGCAAGCGCGACGCCTACGGCCCGGAGGTGCTGCCGGAGCTGCGCGAGAAGCTCAAGCGCTACCCCAAGCCGGTGGCCGCACCCCGGGTGCAGCTGTTCCTCAACTTCAAGGGCGGCACCGGCAAGACCTCGCTCAGCTCCTCCTACGCCTACCGGCTGGCCGAGCGCGGCTACAAGGTGCTGGTGGTGGACCTCGACTCGCAGGGCCACGCCACCAAGTGCCTGGGCCACGAGGGCGGCGAGGCCTCGCGCACCCTCTTCGACGTGCTGGTGCGCAAGACGCCGCTGGCCGAGGTGACGCTGCCGACCCGCATGCCGGGCCTGTCGATCGTGCCGGCCAACCTGGCCATGTCCACCATCGACCTCTCGCTCATGCCCATGGCGGGGCGGGAGTTCCGGCTCAAGCGGGCCGTGGACGAGGTGCTGCCGCAGTACGACTTCGTGGTGCTCGACGCGCCGCCGTCCTTCGGCCTGCTCAACCTGAACGCCCTGATGGCGGCCCAGGACCTCATCATCCCGGTGCTGGCCGACTTCCTCTCCTACGACGGCCTGCGGCTGCTCTTCGAGACCGTGCAGGGGCTGGAGACCGACCTGTCGCACCAGCTGGAGCACATCTTCATCGTGGTGAACGCCTACAACCAGACCTTCAAGATCGCCCGCGAGGCGCTGCAGGCCCTGAAGACCCACTACGCCGAGTACCTGCTGGCCAGCGTGGTGCGGCAGTGCACCAAGTTCGCCCAGGCCTCCAGCGAGGGCTGCCCGATCTTCGGGTACGACCCGGACTCCAAGGGCGCCACCGATCTCGAGGCCATGCAGCTCGAGATCCTCGCCCGCATCTCGAAGTCGGCGCGCCCCGGCGCCGCGGGAGCATGA
- a CDS encoding HEAT repeat domain-containing protein, translated as MGGRPPGERSIDPGELLRSALEKIVFFECRVAQLEAELLAARQVAERARADAATARTAEAGAARELAALREAQAGLSLSEVELSERVRLLEAERERLMGGLVERARLGGAAGADGAPGPEEGGADLASFIAELRAEIEALRTWQAAALAGAPDLAAPGAAAHLARPAAVPAGTLDALAGAFRDGGRTGLGRADTAKLKAFLTTRSDQVLWERAMGDLSAAEPADRLRAIAHLEALGARASAPLLATALGSEAHAGVKVALLQALARFEEPFAAALAARELGDARPEVRAAALTALSTLAEGEAQPRLVGALADPSPLVRRRAAVLLNGTRGAVVDEALVAALRDPDAGVARAASVALSGRPGELVRRALLRHETNREARAQGRALARRDELADAPGRTEQAAAAVRTPTAIPAATATPTETATPTETATPTEIATPTETATPTEIATPTATATATATATPAATYYRSAQIRPPTSHGRTALAVLEVAPAVAPAGQPAGPGGDEAFEQALLLEVRGALRGRTAGELQVALDAPAAQVAATLAALHARGALTPRGERWWFT; from the coding sequence ATGGGCGGGCGGCCTCCGGGCGAGAGATCCATCGATCCAGGCGAGCTCCTGCGGAGCGCGCTCGAGAAGATCGTCTTCTTCGAGTGCCGCGTGGCGCAGCTCGAGGCGGAGCTCCTGGCGGCGCGCCAGGTGGCGGAGCGGGCGCGCGCCGACGCGGCCACGGCCCGCACCGCCGAGGCCGGGGCCGCGCGTGAGCTGGCCGCCCTGCGCGAGGCGCAAGCCGGCCTGTCGCTCAGCGAGGTGGAGCTCTCCGAGCGCGTCCGCCTGCTGGAGGCCGAGCGCGAGCGGCTCATGGGGGGGCTGGTGGAGCGGGCCCGGCTGGGCGGCGCCGCCGGCGCCGACGGCGCCCCGGGGCCCGAGGAGGGCGGCGCCGACCTGGCCTCCTTCATCGCCGAGCTCCGGGCGGAGATCGAGGCGCTGCGGACCTGGCAGGCGGCGGCGCTGGCCGGCGCCCCGGACCTGGCGGCGCCGGGCGCGGCGGCCCACCTGGCGCGCCCGGCCGCGGTGCCGGCCGGCACCCTGGACGCCCTGGCGGGCGCCTTCCGCGACGGCGGGCGCACCGGCCTGGGCCGCGCCGACACCGCAAAGCTCAAGGCCTTCCTCACCACCCGCTCCGACCAGGTGCTGTGGGAGCGGGCCATGGGGGACCTCTCGGCCGCCGAGCCGGCCGACCGGCTCCGCGCCATCGCCCACCTGGAGGCGCTGGGCGCCCGGGCCTCGGCGCCGCTGCTGGCCACCGCGCTGGGGAGCGAGGCGCACGCCGGCGTGAAGGTGGCGCTGCTGCAGGCGCTGGCCCGCTTCGAGGAGCCGTTCGCCGCCGCGCTGGCGGCGCGCGAGCTCGGCGACGCCCGCCCCGAGGTGCGCGCCGCGGCGCTCACCGCGCTCTCGACCCTGGCCGAGGGCGAGGCGCAGCCGCGCCTGGTGGGCGCGCTGGCCGACCCGAGCCCGCTGGTGCGCCGGCGCGCCGCGGTGCTGCTGAACGGGACGCGCGGGGCCGTGGTGGACGAGGCGCTGGTGGCGGCGCTGCGCGACCCGGACGCCGGCGTGGCGCGGGCCGCCAGCGTGGCGCTGTCCGGCCGGCCGGGCGAGCTGGTGCGCCGGGCCCTGCTGCGCCACGAGACCAACCGGGAGGCCCGAGCCCAGGGGCGCGCGCTGGCCCGGCGGGACGAGCTGGCCGACGCGCCGGGCCGCACCGAGCAGGCGGCGGCCGCGGTCCGGACCCCGACCGCAATCCCGGCAGCGACCGCAACCCCGACCGAGACCGCGACCCCGACCGAGACCGCAACCCCGACCGAGATCGCGACCCCGACCGAGACCGCAACCCCGACCGAGATCGCGACCCCGACCGCGACCGCAACCGCGACCGCGACCGCGACTCCGGCCGCGACCTACTACCGCTCCGCCCAGATCCGTCCGCCCACCTCGCACGGCCGCACCGCTCTGGCCGTGCTCGAGGTGGCCCCGGCCGTCGCGCCGGCCGGGCAGCCGGCCGGCCCCGGCGGCGACGAGGCCTTCGAGCAGGCCCTGCTCCTCGAGGTGCGCGGCGCCCTGCGCGGCCGCACCGCCGGCGAGCTGCAGGTGGCGCTCGACGCCCCGGCGGCCCAGGTGGCGGCCACCCTGGCGGCGCTGCACGCCCGCGGCGCGCTCACGCCTCGCGGCGAGCGCTGGTGGTTCACCTGA
- a CDS encoding peptide MFS transporter → MSGPSAPAPRYVPPASKRELFGHPFGLWTLSLTEMWERFSYYGMRALLVYYLTKQLLLPGQVEHVAGFASFRGALEGLFGPMSTQQLASQIYGLYTGFVYLTPILGGWLADRYWGQRRTVVAGGVVMAVGQFVLMVPSLFLPGLLLLIIGNGMFKPNISTQVGGLYPPGDPRRDGAFNWFYVGVNMGAFFSGLVCGAIGETWGWNWGFGAAGVGMLAGLVQYLLGQKYLAPDNRMKAQADAAPADRAPFSKAEWSRILALVVLCGLNISFWAVYEQQGNTLALWADSNSDRHVLAFLGIGWEMPATWFQSVNPFFIAAFTPFINVFWARQARAGTEPSSVAKMAIGCGVLGASFLVMLLPARVVDAGQLASMWWLIGSTAMLTLGELYLSPVGLSLVTKISPPRIVSMMMGFWYLSSFFGNYLSGWLGTFWETMTKGSFFLMLAAISLVTGVLMVALYAPLRRAIGDENRGHDQLAS, encoded by the coding sequence ATGTCCGGTCCCTCCGCGCCCGCCCCCCGCTACGTCCCCCCCGCCTCGAAGCGCGAGCTCTTCGGCCACCCCTTCGGCCTGTGGACCCTCTCGCTCACCGAGATGTGGGAGCGCTTCAGCTACTACGGGATGCGGGCGCTGCTGGTCTACTACCTCACCAAGCAGCTCCTGCTGCCGGGCCAGGTGGAGCACGTGGCGGGCTTCGCCTCCTTCCGCGGCGCGCTGGAGGGGCTCTTCGGCCCCATGTCCACGCAGCAGCTGGCCTCGCAGATCTACGGCCTCTACACCGGCTTCGTGTACCTCACGCCCATCCTGGGCGGCTGGCTGGCCGACCGGTACTGGGGGCAGCGGCGCACCGTGGTGGCGGGCGGCGTGGTCATGGCCGTCGGCCAGTTCGTGCTCATGGTGCCCAGCCTGTTCCTGCCGGGCCTGCTGCTGCTCATCATCGGCAACGGCATGTTCAAGCCCAACATCTCCACCCAGGTGGGCGGGCTCTACCCGCCGGGCGACCCCCGGCGCGACGGGGCCTTCAACTGGTTCTACGTGGGCGTGAACATGGGGGCCTTCTTCTCGGGCCTGGTGTGCGGCGCCATCGGCGAGACCTGGGGCTGGAACTGGGGCTTCGGCGCGGCCGGGGTGGGCATGCTGGCCGGCCTGGTGCAGTACCTGCTGGGCCAGAAGTACCTGGCGCCCGACAACCGGATGAAGGCCCAGGCCGACGCCGCGCCGGCGGACCGGGCACCCTTCAGCAAGGCCGAGTGGAGCCGCATCCTGGCGCTGGTGGTGCTGTGCGGCCTCAACATCTCCTTCTGGGCGGTCTACGAGCAGCAGGGCAACACGCTGGCCCTGTGGGCCGACTCCAACTCCGACCGGCACGTGCTGGCCTTCCTGGGGATCGGCTGGGAGATGCCGGCCACCTGGTTCCAGTCGGTCAACCCGTTCTTCATCGCCGCCTTCACCCCCTTCATCAACGTGTTCTGGGCCAGGCAGGCCAGGGCCGGCACCGAGCCCTCCTCGGTGGCCAAGATGGCCATCGGCTGCGGCGTGCTGGGCGCCTCCTTCCTGGTGATGCTGCTGCCGGCCCGGGTGGTGGACGCCGGCCAGCTGGCCAGCATGTGGTGGCTCATCGGCTCCACCGCCATGCTCACGCTGGGTGAGCTCTACCTCTCGCCGGTGGGGCTCTCGCTGGTCACCAAGATCTCCCCGCCGCGCATCGTCTCCATGATGATGGGCTTCTGGTACCTCTCCAGCTTCTTCGGCAACTACCTGTCCGGCTGGCTGGGCACCTTCTGGGAGACCATGACCAAGGGCAGCTTCTTCCTGATGCTGGCGGCCATCTCGCTGGTCACCGGCGTGCTCATGGTGGCGCTCTACGCGCCGCTGCGCCGGGCCATCGGCGACGAGAACCGCGGCCACGACCAGCTGGCCAGCTGA